aggaaagttggtgcctgtgtcCCTCTGGCTCAAGTCCTAGGGAAGGGTAGGTGAGGCTTCCTGGTCTGGGTAAGCTTCAACTGGACTTCCCTTTCAAGGCCATTCTTGTAAAATGTAGTTGCTGCAATTGCTTCCTTTCCTCTAGCCATCTCAAAAACAGCCTAGGGCTGTATGGAGAGGCAGGGTATGCGACTAATCTAGGAACCCTAGTCATTCTGGAGTACAGTATCCCGAGTCACTACGGCCCATTTAGGATAGGCATGTGTACTTCCAATATTTAACAGCAGTGCAGGGACTTGAGCAACCAAGCGATTGTCAGTCAATACAAGGGCAGACCACTCTCAGTCCAGCCCTATGCAGCTTAGCAGCCTGCTGGACTTCACCTACGTAGTAAAATGCCAAACCATTGGCTAAAGAGGCCCAGCTGGGCAGAGGAGGTCTCTCCATAGTTCAGTCTTTGATGGGTCGTGATGGACAGGATACAGGACACAAGCCTACATGTGCCAATGCCTCAAGCAGGGACGTCAGAGCTACATGGCAACAACAAGAGCAACCAACCATGGCCCTTTGTTGCACATCGGCTGAAACCAGACACAGTAAGATGCAGCAATACAGAGCTGAGGCTCCCTGACAAGGTTAACTATCCATGGTACCTCTATGGCCTCACAGCCCTGTGGCCCCACCCTGGGAGGCAGCGCTGGGCTCTTAATCCCCACTTCCAGATGGGGACTGGAGGCAGAGCCAGTGACTTGTTCAGGCCACCCAAGGCTGTTTGTGGCAGATCAGGGGTCAATTCCTGCTCTTCCATGGTCCAGGCAGGGCTCTAACCACTGAAccttccttcctctgcctccccatgGTGATGCCATGCTAGGTTTAAGTTAGCACATTGTGGGTCCCAGATTAGAGTTAAAAGCTTGTTTAAGGTACAATAGGTTCTTatatccctcctcccctgcagggcATCACTATAGGCAGAAGCACCCAAAACCTTAACAGGTTTGGATTGGGTTTTCAGTGCAATGGTCAACAGGTGCGGGGGTCAGTCACTGGTCTGGGCCCCATTACAACATCCTTGTACTTTGTCCTTAGGGATTCACACTCAACCTTCGCTCCATTTTAGTGTAGGTGATCTTGGAATTCCTAGAATTTTAAGAGAAAAGTCTACACTAACCTTTAACAAGGAGCCCAAAAATTATGCAACGGCTCCATATTCAGAGAGCTGGTAGTAACAGCCTTAAGTCTTATTTTAACTTTGAAAGGGTGGGTTCACGGGCATGCCAAAGCAGCCTGCAAGCTGCAGTTGTGAAGCTTTATCAAAGCAGCTTCCGCAGCCTTGTAAATCTGATCCTTGCCAGAGATTAGAGCCAGGACATGGGCCTCAAGAATCAGGCTCCCTATGGGTGCCAAGGCTTCTGCCTCAGTCCCCCTCCAGGGCTGCCCTGGTGCAGCAGGGCCATGGGGAGCCTTTTAAACACTGCTCCCCCAGCTAGCATATGGCCACAGAACATCAGAGATGAGTAACAGGTGGGCAGAGTCATCTACCAGTGAAGTGACCTGACATGACCAGTCTACCTCATTACTGGAAACAGGATCACTGCATGCAGACAAGCTATAGAAGGGCAAGAACTGGTGGAGTTTGGATTTGTCATCTGAGCTGTTGACCTCACCTTGTCTATAGCATAACCATTAACTCTGCCTAGCTAGTACTAAGTTGATTCAAATGCAGCCTGTGCACAAAGTTCCCTTAGTTTTAGCAATGAGAAGTTTGAAAAAGCACCATTCAGAACAAAGCTAAATCTCCCAAGTACCTAATTTAATTAATGCCTATGGAACTCCTGCCCCACGTGCAAATGGAACGCAGCCTTGGCTACAGAGTCATGACCTGCCCCTCCATAAGCAGGTTGCACAGCTCACCGATCTGCCAGCATTTCCTCCCTCTAGCCCTGCTGAGCAGGATTCTGCTTGGCTTGATGCACTGCCTGCCAGCCAAGTCCCAAGGGCAGGCTTCCCCTGCTGTCAGCAGCCAAGCAGACTGAACCTGCAGTGCCAGAAGTGTCTGGGCTTTCACTGCATGGGGGGCAGGTGACCTCAGGCTGCCTGTTACTCAGTAGCCTGCACTTTCATCAGGGCCCCCAGCACAGCCTGTTTACTTAGAGCAGCAGCGCAGGAATGCACTCCCCTGCTCAGTAGGTGGGTCAAGGTGCAGAAGCCAATGGCCAAGCCAAACAAATAAGGCTCCAAGTTAATGGTTCTCCAGAAGGTGCAGGAGGGCTTCCCTTGGGAGCAGGGCAGCTGGGCATGACTCACCTGAGCGTGAagggcagcagcggcagcagcagcggctgGGTATGTGAATGCGGCATGGGGGATGGCAGGGGTTAGCTCTGTGGTGTACAGTGGGTAGGGAGCCCACGCCTCTGGAGATGCTGGAATAAGAGCTGCTCCAGCCAGGTCATCTAGACAGTTAGAAACAGCAGTCAGTGTTTGAGATGTGCACCAAGGGGAAACGGAGCTGGACTCTGCAGCAGCAAGACCAAGGCTCAGCAGTTCTTTACTTCTAGAAATCCCTCAGGGAAGGATTAGAGATCTAACCAAACTGGAGTTCCTCTGGAGAGCCACTCCTCTGCCTCCATGCGCTGAATAATTCCTTGCACCCAGAGCCTGGTGCAGCTCAGCCACCAGTGATCAAGCTTAGGAAAGTTATGGCTTGATGTGCTGAGAGGTTTAATGCCAGCAATGCCacctcctctcctgccccagagGGGAGGTCTAGCTACTGTGGAGAGCCGGAGGGGCTAACCCTGACAGCCTCTATAGCTCAGAGTACTCATGCTGCTATCTACACCTGGTGAGCCCTCGTACGTGGAGCAGGTGGCCCCCAGCAGAGCCCACAGGCAGGTCCTGCTGCAGCTGTGAGTGAAGGACCAAGCTGGAGCTCTCCCCCATTTCAGTGCCCTCCCAACAGCCAGGCTGTTGCCTGCAGTGGTGATACTGGCACATCTGAGGCCAGCTCCTGCCCAACATGGGCATTAATGGCCATCTAGACAGCAAcaagggaagcagccacagcgccTGCTCCACTGCAgagcccctccttccccagcatggCCCTGGTGGCTACTCACAGGGGTCCCGTGCGATGAAGTGCGCGCCCAGGGCAGGGTGGATGTTGGTGGGGTTCGGTGTGGCCATCAGCTTGCTTTTTGCCATCTTGGTGTTGGCTTTGGCAAACTCCAACCGCAAGGTCTGTGGGTTCTCCGGGTCAAAGCGGATGCCCTGCAGGAGGGGAGCACAGAGTCTTGCACTGAAGCCAATTCTACTCCCCAGGTGGGTTCAGATAGTCctccccctggccagggaccAGAGCCCAGCCTGTGACAGCCAGTTATGCAGAGCATAGCAGGATGAGGCTAGGGGACACTAGACCAGAAATAGAGTGCTTGACTCACCCAGGACAGCTGGCTCTCTAGCCTTCTGTGCACTGGGGAATTTTTCCCTCTTGCCAACAGGTACAGCTGATCTGGTGTTGGAAGCATGCGCATGTGGACAGGACCAAGCCCCACACAGCACCATCTTTCAGAGAGTGGGTGAGCTTTGCTCAGGGCAAATTGACAGTGCTGGAGATTGGAgagccctgtccacactggcatttCCTCCTGTGGGCAATGGGCAAGGCTAGATGCCTGGTAACACTGGGTGGGGACGCACTAGTGCAGAAAAGGCTGCCACAGGCAGCAGCTGCTCAAGTAGGAGGCAGCAAGATGGGCTCCCCAACATGCAATAGCCTGACTTGTCACCTTAGCAAGGTTTATTAGATGGCTTAGGGGCAGGATGCTatgcagcagggaggaggagacaTGCATGGCTGAAGGGGTTGTGATGAGTGGTGCACACTTAGCAAGGATAATGCCCTCGGTGTATCTGAGCCAGCAGGTGCATTGGTCCCTGGCAGACACCCAAATGCCATGGTTTATGGAAAAGAAGCCATAAAAAGAGAAACCCCACAGATCTACAGGGCCCATTGTAAGCCAGGTGCTGAGGGCTTCAGAAGTGGATCCACAATAGCTTCCTGCTGAACTGACTTGTCACCCTCCCTGCTTGATGGCACCTAGCCATTCAGCACTAACAGCAAGGCA
The nucleotide sequence above comes from Mauremys reevesii isolate NIE-2019 linkage group 10, ASM1616193v1, whole genome shotgun sequence. Encoded proteins:
- the RBPMS2 gene encoding RNA-binding protein with multiple splicing 2 isoform X1, whose amino-acid sequence is MSNLNKESEHSNSSNNIEEEVRTLFVSGLPVDIKPRELYLLFRPFKGYEGSLIKLTSKQPVGFVTFDSRAGAEAAKNALNGIRFDPENPQTLRLEFAKANTKMAKSKLMATPNPTNIHPALGAHFIARDPYDLAGAALIPASPEAWAPYPLYTTELTPAIPHAAFTYPAAAAAAAALHAQMRWYPPSEATQQGWKSRQFC
- the RBPMS2 gene encoding RNA-binding protein with multiple splicing 2 isoform X2; protein product: MSNLNKESEHSNSSNNIEEEVRTLFVSGLPVDIKPRELYLLFRPFKGYEGSLIKLTSKQPVGFVTFDSRAGAEAAKNALNGIRFDPENPQTLRLEFAKANTKMAKSKLMATPNPTNIHPALGAHFIARDPYDLAGAALIPASPEAWAPYPLYTTELTPAIPHAAFTYPAAAAAAAALHAQ